Proteins encoded together in one Chitinophaga varians window:
- the kdsB gene encoding 3-deoxy-manno-octulosonate cytidylyltransferase, whose product MKKVALIPARYGATRFPGKMMAQLGGKSVILRTYESTVNTGVFDDVMVVTDSDVIYNEIVGHGGKAVMSKKEHECGTDRIAEAVVDMDVDIVVNVQGDEPFTQKDPLEKLLRVFEGEEGSKVQVASLMQELHDEASIADPNYVKVAVDKQFNALFFSRSVIPYPRNKDIKSIYYEHIGIYAFRKQTLLDFTQLAPTPLELAEKIECLRYLENGIPMKMVVTSYMGVEIDTPEDLEKASKYL is encoded by the coding sequence ATGAAGAAAGTAGCTTTGATACCTGCCCGTTATGGCGCTACCCGTTTCCCCGGGAAGATGATGGCCCAGCTGGGTGGAAAATCCGTCATCCTCCGCACGTACGAATCCACCGTTAATACCGGAGTATTTGATGATGTGATGGTAGTGACAGACAGCGATGTGATCTACAACGAGATTGTTGGCCATGGCGGCAAAGCCGTAATGAGCAAAAAAGAGCATGAGTGTGGCACGGACCGTATAGCCGAGGCCGTTGTTGACATGGATGTTGACATCGTGGTGAATGTTCAGGGAGATGAACCGTTTACCCAAAAAGACCCACTGGAGAAACTGCTCCGGGTTTTTGAAGGCGAAGAGGGCAGCAAAGTGCAGGTAGCCTCTTTAATGCAGGAGCTGCATGATGAAGCTTCGATTGCCGATCCTAACTACGTGAAAGTAGCGGTAGACAAACAGTTCAACGCCCTGTTCTTTTCCCGTTCCGTGATCCCGTATCCCCGCAATAAGGACATCAAAAGCATTTATTACGAGCATATCGGTATTTACGCGTTCCGCAAACAGACGCTGCTGGATTTTACGCAGCTGGCGCCTACGCCGCTGGAGCTGGCGGAGAAGATCGAGTGTCTGCGTTACCTCGAAAACGGTATTCCGATGAAGATGGTCGTTACTTCCTATATGGGGGTGGAGATCGATACGCCGGAAGACCTGGAAAAGGCCTCAAAATATTTATAA
- a CDS encoding MFS transporter, protein MDQSSGKIYSLHFILLCLSNALFSASFNMMIPELPAYLSNMGGADYKGYIIGLFTLMAGLSRPFSGKLTDTIGRVPVMIFGSLVCVVCSLLYPLVSSVGAFLLLRFFHGFSTGFKPTGTSAYVSDIIPYNRRGEAMGMVGLASTIGMALGPAIGGYMALRWNINVMFQLSAVFALLSVVILIGMKETLVNKQPFRLSLLKIKGDEIFEPLVWSPVIICFLTYFSYGAMLTIIPDFGAFLGVANKGVFFTYFTASSIGIRLLAGKVSDRYGRVPVLKVSAVLMAASMLMMGLAGSPALLMASAVVYGISVGLNSPAVTAWTIDLGQPEHRGRALASMYIAMEAGIGLGAYFSAFIYNNKSSNFPATFYLFAGITLLATIYLTFFYKKPAMMAKECP, encoded by the coding sequence ATGGACCAGTCTTCCGGAAAAATCTACAGTCTGCATTTCATTCTCTTATGCCTGAGTAATGCTTTATTTTCTGCCAGTTTCAATATGATGATCCCTGAGCTGCCTGCCTATCTGAGTAATATGGGAGGGGCGGATTACAAGGGGTATATTATCGGATTGTTTACATTGATGGCCGGATTGTCCAGGCCTTTCAGCGGCAAGCTGACAGATACTATCGGGCGTGTGCCGGTCATGATTTTCGGTTCTCTGGTATGTGTGGTGTGTAGTCTGTTATACCCACTGGTTAGCTCCGTTGGGGCGTTTCTGCTACTTCGTTTTTTCCATGGATTCTCCACAGGGTTCAAACCTACCGGTACTTCCGCTTATGTTTCCGATATTATTCCGTACAACCGGCGGGGTGAAGCCATGGGCATGGTTGGTTTGGCCAGCACAATCGGGATGGCCCTCGGGCCGGCCATTGGCGGTTACATGGCGTTAAGATGGAATATCAACGTGATGTTTCAGCTGTCGGCTGTATTTGCCCTGCTGTCTGTGGTGATCCTGATCGGCATGAAAGAAACCCTGGTCAACAAACAGCCATTCCGGCTTTCACTGTTAAAAATCAAGGGAGATGAAATATTTGAGCCGCTGGTGTGGTCTCCGGTGATCATTTGTTTCCTGACCTATTTCAGCTATGGCGCTATGCTCACGATTATCCCCGATTTCGGGGCTTTTCTGGGAGTGGCCAACAAGGGCGTGTTCTTTACCTATTTTACTGCCAGCTCCATCGGCATCCGTTTGCTGGCCGGTAAGGTGTCTGACCGTTATGGGAGGGTGCCTGTACTGAAGGTTTCCGCCGTGCTGATGGCCGCTTCCATGTTAATGATGGGCCTTGCCGGCTCTCCGGCCCTGCTGATGGCTTCCGCCGTGGTATATGGCATCTCCGTAGGCCTCAACTCGCCGGCTGTAACAGCATGGACCATCGACCTGGGGCAGCCCGAGCACCGTGGCCGCGCACTGGCCAGCATGTATATCGCCATGGAAGCCGGTATCGGGTTGGGGGCTTATTTCTCCGCTTTTATCTACAACAACAAGTCATCCAACTTCCCGGCAACGTTTTACCTCTTTGCCGGCATTACCTTACTGGCTACCATCTACCTGACTTTTTTCTACAAAAAGCCGGCGATGATGGCCAAAGAATGTCCGTAA
- a CDS encoding DegT/DnrJ/EryC1/StrS family aminotransferase codes for MPGYELFGAEERKEVNDVLETGIMMRYGFDGPRKGIWKAKELEQAICDKLNVQYTQLASSGTAALTTAMAALGLGAGDEIIMPTFTFVASFESVFSVGATPVLVDVDDTLTLDPKAVEAAITPRTKAVMPVHMCGAMADLDALQAICKKHNLLLLEDACQSFGATYKGKALGSIGDAGTFSFDFVKTITCAEGGAIITNNKDVYIKCDGYTDHGHDHLGVDRGADLHPFIGYNYRISELHAAVGLAQVRKLDNFLAIQRKTKKIFKDALATVPGVTFRRLPDEAGDSATFLSFFLPEAEQARNAAAAMKAAGLPAFYYYDNNWHYIRQWDHFKNGDVLTPFAPGLKQAMEIYKTKQFPASDAIISRNISTPINLAWSDAEVQERAEKLVKAVKSAL; via the coding sequence ATGCCCGGATATGAACTATTTGGCGCCGAAGAACGGAAAGAAGTAAATGATGTACTGGAAACAGGCATCATGATGCGTTATGGATTTGACGGTCCGCGTAAAGGGATCTGGAAAGCAAAGGAACTGGAACAGGCCATTTGCGACAAACTGAACGTACAGTACACACAGCTTGCCTCCAGCGGTACAGCCGCACTGACCACCGCCATGGCCGCCCTCGGACTGGGTGCCGGCGATGAAATCATCATGCCTACCTTTACTTTCGTTGCCAGCTTTGAATCTGTATTCTCCGTTGGCGCTACGCCGGTGCTGGTAGATGTTGATGACACCCTGACACTGGACCCCAAAGCGGTGGAAGCAGCCATCACTCCCCGTACCAAAGCAGTGATGCCGGTACATATGTGTGGCGCTATGGCTGATCTGGACGCCCTGCAGGCCATCTGTAAAAAACACAACCTGTTGCTGCTGGAAGATGCCTGTCAGTCTTTCGGCGCTACCTATAAAGGCAAAGCGCTTGGTTCTATCGGCGATGCCGGCACTTTCTCCTTCGACTTCGTAAAAACCATTACCTGCGCAGAAGGCGGTGCTATTATCACCAATAACAAAGACGTTTATATCAAATGTGACGGTTATACAGACCATGGCCATGACCACCTTGGTGTGGACCGTGGTGCAGACCTGCATCCGTTCATCGGGTACAACTACCGTATCTCCGAGCTGCATGCAGCCGTAGGACTGGCACAGGTCCGCAAACTGGACAACTTCCTGGCCATTCAGCGGAAGACTAAAAAAATCTTCAAAGATGCGCTGGCCACCGTGCCTGGCGTGACTTTCCGCCGCCTGCCGGATGAAGCCGGCGACAGCGCCACTTTCCTGTCGTTCTTCCTGCCGGAAGCCGAACAGGCCAGAAACGCTGCGGCCGCCATGAAAGCTGCGGGTCTGCCTGCTTTTTACTACTACGATAACAACTGGCATTATATCCGTCAGTGGGACCACTTCAAAAATGGTGACGTACTGACACCATTTGCTCCCGGCCTGAAACAGGCGATGGAAATTTATAAAACCAAACAGTTCCCTGCTTCCGATGCTATTATCAGCAGGAACATTTCCACCCCTATCAACCTGGCCTGGAGCGACGCAGAAGTACAGGAACGGGCTGAAAAGCTGGTGAAAGCCGTAAAAAGCGCGTTATAA
- a CDS encoding YybH family protein encodes MRFILFLIIIASFSALPAQHADAQQDDRRQIEGLMAAQTSAWNRGDIDAFMQTYWHSDSLLFIGKNGVTYGWQATLDRYKKSYPDTAAMGKLDFKLLEFKPLARDVYFVVGKWHLQRSIGDLQGHFTLTLRRINGAWKIIADHSS; translated from the coding sequence ATGCGTTTTATACTGTTCCTGATAATAATAGCCAGCTTCTCCGCATTGCCAGCCCAACATGCCGATGCCCAACAGGACGACCGCCGGCAGATAGAAGGCCTCATGGCCGCCCAGACCAGCGCCTGGAACCGCGGCGATATTGATGCGTTCATGCAAACCTACTGGCATTCAGACTCACTGCTGTTTATTGGTAAAAACGGGGTCACTTATGGCTGGCAGGCTACGCTTGACCGCTACAAAAAGAGCTACCCCGACACGGCGGCCATGGGCAAACTGGATTTTAAACTGCTGGAATTCAAGCCACTGGCCCGCGATGTGTATTTTGTAGTGGGCAAATGGCATCTTCAGCGCAGCATTGGTGACCTTCAGGGACACTTCACCCTCACTCTCCGACGTATCAACGGCGCCTGGAAGATCATTGCCGACCATAGCAGCTAA
- a CDS encoding O-acetyl-ADP-ribose deacetylase, with the protein MAYRKIKIVKGDITKMDTAAIVNAANSSLMGGGGVDGAIHRAGGPAILEDCRAIVARQGGCKTGEAVITTGGRLPAKHVIHTVGPVWNGGHNNEPALLANCYLHSLQLASRHQLASVAFPNISTGIYHFPKDLAASIAMDTIVNFLEQDEVVQEVVLVCFDDENYTLAQHYYNQYIRPEE; encoded by the coding sequence ATGGCATATAGGAAAATAAAGATCGTCAAGGGAGATATTACCAAAATGGATACTGCTGCCATCGTAAATGCGGCCAACTCTTCCCTGATGGGCGGCGGTGGCGTGGATGGCGCTATCCACAGGGCCGGAGGACCGGCCATTCTGGAAGACTGCCGCGCTATAGTGGCCCGGCAGGGGGGCTGTAAAACGGGAGAAGCCGTGATCACCACCGGCGGCCGTTTGCCTGCCAAACATGTTATACATACTGTGGGTCCTGTCTGGAACGGTGGACATAACAACGAACCTGCACTTCTGGCCAACTGCTACCTGCATTCGTTGCAGCTGGCATCCCGCCATCAGCTTGCATCAGTGGCTTTCCCTAATATCAGCACCGGTATTTATCATTTTCCGAAAGACCTGGCTGCCAGTATTGCCATGGACACCATTGTCAACTTCCTCGAGCAGGATGAAGTGGTGCAGGAGGTGGTCCTGGTATGCTTCGATGATGAAAATTATACGCTGGCACAACATTACTACAATCAATATATAAGGCCCGAAGAATAA
- a CDS encoding NYN domain-containing protein: protein MDNSNDLRLAVLIDADNIPYHNIKGMLEEVAKYGNPTFKRIYGDWTKPTVAGWKGVLLENAITPIQQYSYTSGKNATDSAMIIDAMDILYTGRVDGFCLVSSDSDFTRLATRLREAGMRVIGMGEKKTPSAFRAACDKFIYLEILQIREKKTETGSKPKSAKEKPKGISKADKELIDLLSTSINDIADEDGWAYLGELGNLLLKKQPDFDARNYGFNKLVQLIKNFPNFEIDIRESGKKTGKLVYVRTV, encoded by the coding sequence ATGGATAATTCAAACGATCTTCGCCTCGCTGTATTGATAGATGCCGACAATATACCCTACCACAACATTAAAGGGATGCTGGAAGAAGTAGCCAAATACGGCAACCCCACTTTCAAAAGAATTTATGGAGACTGGACCAAACCTACCGTAGCAGGCTGGAAAGGCGTATTACTGGAAAATGCTATCACTCCGATACAACAATACAGTTACACCTCCGGAAAAAACGCTACCGACTCGGCCATGATCATCGATGCCATGGATATCCTGTATACCGGCAGGGTAGACGGGTTTTGCCTTGTGTCCAGCGACAGCGATTTTACCAGGCTGGCCACCAGACTGAGAGAGGCTGGCATGAGGGTAATAGGCATGGGAGAGAAGAAAACGCCCAGCGCCTTTCGCGCTGCCTGCGATAAGTTTATCTATCTCGAGATATTACAAATCAGGGAAAAGAAAACAGAAACCGGCAGCAAACCCAAATCGGCGAAGGAAAAACCCAAGGGCATCAGCAAAGCTGATAAAGAACTGATCGATCTGCTGTCAACCAGTATCAATGATATTGCCGATGAAGACGGATGGGCCTATCTCGGAGAGCTGGGCAACCTGCTGCTAAAAAAACAGCCCGACTTCGACGCCAGGAACTATGGCTTCAACAAACTTGTACAGCTGATCAAGAACTTCCCCAACTTTGAAATAGATATCCGGGAGAGCGGCAAGAAGACCGGCAAACTGGTGTATGTAAGAACAGTATAA
- the rmuC gene encoding DNA recombination protein RmuC codes for MLILLIVTGIGALVLGYLYFTAMGRQRALQTEMSAQQERHAQLEAKQGYLQQLLDDKQQLAREKQEQLERLNEEFASLMAEQGRLMEQNKYLQQQLQSEKERLHEMHQDFKAQFENTAQQLLQRISGNFMQQNQVKMDDLLKPLAEKIDNFRSSVQQSLVAETSQRAELKSELQRLLQLNQTLSKEANNLTKALKADTKKQGNWGEMILEKVLEASGLEKGIHYVTQDAQRDETGQLRLPDMVLQLPENRQLVIDSKVSLKAYEQYCSAAEEAERQQALKLHVQSVKNHVNELSRKAYHTLYKNTTDFVMLFIPIEPAYALAVMQQEEDLYDYAFRRKVILVSVPSLLATLRIIDAMWRLDNQNKNAEEIVRQGSALYDKFVGFAEDMGLIGEHLKRSQSVYDSAMNKLHTGNGNLVGRAERMRKLGLENKKSLPRQLTVEVEMTTDEETAPSASGAEQIPAPGITVQRPASPDEVVQNEQEQ; via the coding sequence ATGTTGATATTATTGATTGTCACAGGAATCGGGGCCCTGGTGCTGGGGTATTTATACTTCACCGCAATGGGCCGGCAGCGGGCATTACAGACGGAAATGTCAGCACAACAGGAGCGCCATGCCCAGCTGGAAGCGAAGCAGGGGTATTTGCAGCAGCTATTGGACGACAAACAGCAACTGGCCCGCGAGAAGCAGGAGCAACTGGAGCGGCTCAACGAAGAGTTTGCTTCGTTGATGGCCGAGCAGGGCCGGTTAATGGAGCAGAACAAATATCTGCAACAACAATTACAGAGCGAAAAGGAAAGGCTGCACGAAATGCACCAGGACTTTAAAGCACAGTTCGAGAATACAGCACAACAGCTGCTACAGCGGATATCCGGGAATTTTATGCAGCAGAACCAGGTGAAAATGGACGATCTGTTGAAACCACTGGCGGAAAAAATTGATAATTTCCGGAGCAGCGTGCAGCAGTCCCTGGTGGCGGAAACATCGCAACGGGCGGAGTTGAAATCGGAATTGCAGCGGTTGTTGCAATTGAACCAAACCCTTTCCAAAGAAGCGAACAACCTGACGAAGGCGCTGAAGGCGGACACCAAGAAGCAGGGCAACTGGGGGGAGATGATCCTGGAAAAGGTACTGGAGGCGTCGGGCCTGGAGAAAGGAATCCACTACGTCACACAAGACGCACAGCGCGATGAGACGGGACAACTGCGGTTGCCCGATATGGTGCTGCAACTGCCGGAAAACAGGCAGCTGGTGATCGACTCCAAAGTATCCCTTAAAGCATATGAACAATATTGCAGCGCTGCTGAAGAGGCGGAACGGCAACAGGCACTGAAGCTGCATGTGCAGTCTGTGAAGAACCATGTGAATGAACTGAGCCGCAAAGCCTATCATACGCTGTATAAGAACACCACCGATTTTGTGATGCTGTTTATTCCAATAGAGCCGGCATATGCGCTGGCGGTAATGCAGCAGGAGGAAGACCTTTATGATTATGCTTTCCGCCGTAAGGTGATCCTGGTGAGCGTACCGTCGTTACTGGCCACGCTGCGGATCATTGACGCCATGTGGAGGCTGGATAATCAAAACAAGAACGCAGAAGAAATTGTGCGGCAGGGCAGTGCGTTGTACGATAAGTTCGTGGGCTTCGCGGAAGACATGGGGCTGATCGGGGAACACCTGAAACGCAGCCAGAGCGTATATGACAGCGCGATGAACAAGCTGCATACCGGTAATGGCAACCTCGTAGGCAGAGCGGAGCGCATGCGCAAACTGGGGCTGGAGAATAAAAAGAGCCTGCCTCGGCAATTGACAGTAGAGGTAGAGATGACGACCGATGAGGAGACCGCGCCTTCTGCATCCGGAGCAGAACAAATACCGGCGCCAGGTATCACCGTGCAGCGCCCGGCCTCTCCTGATGAAGTGGTTCAGAATGAGCAGGAGCAGTAA
- a CDS encoding Dps family protein, translating to MKIEIGISAEHAKKIALELNKVLADELLVYAKTRNSHWNIEGPNFMELHKFYEGQYEELEEIADEVAEYIRKIGHYAEGRYADVLKLTNLLESEYSNDQKKQLQELLNDHETIIRNLRRLIDEFDEKYKDKGAADFATQLLQKHLSLAWMIRSYLK from the coding sequence ATGAAAATCGAAATTGGCATCTCTGCGGAACACGCGAAGAAAATAGCATTAGAGTTGAACAAAGTACTGGCTGACGAATTACTGGTGTACGCCAAAACGCGCAACAGCCATTGGAACATTGAAGGTCCCAATTTCATGGAATTACACAAGTTCTACGAAGGACAATACGAAGAGCTGGAAGAAATTGCAGATGAAGTGGCAGAGTATATCCGTAAAATAGGACACTATGCGGAAGGCCGTTATGCAGACGTACTGAAACTGACCAACCTCCTGGAATCCGAGTACTCCAACGACCAGAAAAAACAGCTGCAGGAACTGCTGAACGACCATGAAACCATTATCCGTAACCTGCGCAGACTGATCGATGAATTCGATGAAAAATACAAAGACAAAGGTGCTGCTGATTTCGCAACACAGCTCCTGCAGAAACACCTGTCACTGGCCTGGATGATCCGTTCTTACCTCAAATAA
- a CDS encoding iron-containing alcohol dehydrogenase family protein, which produces MKFRNFKMVDYVVYGSGCFDQLGEILAPRRKGDAPMIFFVDEYFQDKQAFLSRIPLQGKDKVVVIDVTYEPKTVTVDKIRDELKAEFGEVSGIIGIGGGSVMDMAKAVALMMTNPGSSADYQGWDLVKNPAVYKVGIPTISGTGAEVSRTCVLTGPTRKLGMNSDYTPFDQIVLDPALTKTVEVNQRFYTAMDCFIHCVESLTGTYLNAFSKSYGEKAQELCEEIFLQKDIWDDDSDEKLMMASYAGGMSIAYSQVGVAHAVSYGLAYLLGTKHGIGNCIVFDKLEEFYPDGVKKFKEMVKKHNIDIPQGITKGLTDEQFDTMINVSLGMAPLWENALGKDWKEIMTRERLRKLYERL; this is translated from the coding sequence ATGAAATTCAGGAATTTCAAAATGGTGGACTACGTAGTTTACGGCAGCGGATGTTTTGATCAGCTGGGCGAAATACTGGCCCCCCGTCGTAAAGGCGATGCTCCCATGATTTTTTTCGTGGATGAGTATTTCCAGGACAAACAGGCATTTCTGTCCCGCATACCGCTGCAGGGCAAAGACAAGGTTGTGGTGATTGATGTGACGTACGAACCCAAAACCGTTACAGTAGATAAAATCCGTGACGAGCTGAAAGCTGAATTCGGCGAGGTGTCCGGTATTATCGGCATTGGCGGTGGTTCTGTGATGGACATGGCCAAAGCCGTAGCGCTGATGATGACCAATCCCGGTTCCTCTGCTGATTATCAGGGCTGGGACCTGGTAAAGAACCCGGCAGTGTATAAAGTGGGTATTCCTACTATTTCCGGTACCGGTGCAGAAGTAAGCCGCACCTGCGTGCTGACAGGCCCTACCCGCAAGCTGGGCATGAACTCTGACTACACCCCGTTTGACCAGATCGTGCTGGACCCTGCACTGACAAAGACTGTGGAGGTTAACCAGCGTTTTTATACCGCCATGGACTGTTTTATCCACTGTGTAGAATCGCTGACCGGCACCTACCTCAATGCTTTCAGTAAATCTTATGGTGAGAAAGCACAGGAGCTGTGCGAAGAGATATTCCTGCAGAAAGACATCTGGGACGATGATTCCGACGAAAAACTGATGATGGCCTCCTATGCCGGCGGTATGAGCATTGCTTATTCCCAGGTAGGAGTGGCCCATGCCGTAAGTTATGGACTGGCTTACCTGCTGGGCACCAAACATGGTATCGGTAACTGTATCGTGTTTGACAAGCTGGAAGAGTTTTATCCTGATGGCGTGAAGAAGTTCAAGGAGATGGTGAAAAAACACAACATCGATATTCCGCAGGGTATTACCAAAGGACTGACGGATGAACAGTTTGATACCATGATCAATGTGTCGCTGGGCATGGCCCCGCTGTGGGAAAACGCGCTGGGCAAAGACTGGAAGGAGATCATGACCCGTGAGCGGCTGCGCAAGCTGTACGAGAGATTATAA
- a CDS encoding TlpA family protein disulfide reductase, producing the protein MKPTKVSRLLPLAACLAWNVHAIAGPAPVPTLAVIQGQAPEKAKKVTLYAVEEGRKSEIANAMVDEQHAFAFAIPSPKEGFYYLSVGTRGDTRIYLKPGDQLKLKLEYDAYTLQAGSAENKQLWQWQEQLGTISRYTSLGDTATYMTFFPRLEALAPRVSGLKKAVNTPNKKFNELLKYTMDVDMEHIAMSFLLMPHSKHPEKGQYPAFYRQIIQNNKYCDGKLLANGDAGSIVRLYETFTYIMSTEKRAAPASLAENVQLFCNDTIKGLFITESLGGFRTFDKLTEAVTPVKQYLVTADQQQRYLAAEKALRKFAAGEPGFNFNGEDTNGKKVAFNDLKGKVIVVDVWATWCGPCKAELPHLQKLEEELHDKNVTFVGYSVDEAKDKEKWSAFVKEKDMKGVQLFGAGWGEVTKFYDIKGIPRFMVFDQQGKIVTIDAPRPSTPELKALIEKLLGKG; encoded by the coding sequence ATGAAACCAACCAAAGTAAGCAGACTGCTGCCACTGGCGGCCTGCCTGGCATGGAATGTCCATGCAATTGCCGGTCCGGCCCCCGTTCCCACACTTGCCGTTATCCAGGGACAAGCACCTGAAAAAGCCAAAAAGGTAACATTGTACGCCGTGGAAGAAGGCCGCAAATCCGAAATTGCCAATGCTATGGTGGATGAGCAGCATGCTTTTGCCTTTGCCATCCCGTCGCCTAAAGAAGGGTTCTACTATCTCTCCGTTGGCACCCGCGGAGACACCCGTATTTATCTTAAACCGGGCGATCAGCTGAAGCTGAAGCTGGAATATGATGCTTATACCCTGCAGGCAGGATCAGCAGAGAACAAACAACTCTGGCAATGGCAAGAGCAGCTGGGCACTATCTCCCGTTATACGAGCCTTGGGGATACGGCCACTTACATGACTTTCTTTCCCAGGCTGGAAGCACTGGCCCCCAGGGTGTCCGGCCTGAAAAAGGCGGTGAACACTCCCAACAAAAAGTTCAACGAACTGCTGAAATACACCATGGACGTGGATATGGAACATATTGCCATGTCGTTTTTGCTGATGCCGCATTCCAAACATCCGGAGAAGGGCCAGTATCCGGCTTTTTATCGGCAGATTATACAGAACAACAAATACTGTGATGGCAAATTGCTGGCTAATGGAGACGCGGGCAGCATCGTTCGTTTATATGAGACGTTTACCTACATCATGAGTACGGAAAAAAGGGCAGCCCCGGCTTCCCTGGCGGAAAATGTACAACTGTTTTGCAATGATACCATCAAAGGGCTGTTTATCACGGAAAGCCTGGGCGGGTTCAGGACGTTCGATAAGCTCACGGAGGCGGTAACGCCGGTGAAACAGTACCTGGTAACAGCCGACCAGCAACAGCGTTACCTGGCGGCAGAGAAAGCCTTGCGTAAGTTTGCCGCAGGAGAACCAGGATTCAATTTTAATGGCGAGGATACCAACGGCAAAAAGGTGGCTTTCAACGATTTAAAAGGAAAAGTGATCGTGGTGGACGTATGGGCTACCTGGTGCGGACCCTGTAAAGCGGAACTGCCTCACCTGCAAAAACTGGAAGAAGAGCTGCACGACAAAAATGTCACTTTCGTGGGCTATTCTGTCGACGAGGCCAAAGACAAAGAAAAGTGGTCGGCTTTCGTGAAAGAAAAAGACATGAAAGGAGTTCAGCTCTTTGGCGCAGGCTGGGGAGAGGTGACCAAATTTTATGATATCAAGGGTATTCCCCGCTTTATGGTGTTTGACCAGCAGGGTAAGATAGTGACTATCGATGCGCCGCGTCCTTCTACGCCGGAGCTGAAAGCACTGATAGAAAAGCTGCTTGGCAAAGGGTAA
- a CDS encoding CAP domain-containing protein, producing the protein MTTTPGKPTTDTSKPGSGTKPGTDTTKPGTGTTPGTTNPGTTNPGTTTPPGTGVAGNTIDRATLLSLVNDVRSKGCNCGGDQMPPVGPVTWNDLLEKAAYNFSVDMQTNNFFSHTSPSGSTPGSRLDAVGYNWNTYGENIAQGYMTEQSVIQGWINSPGHCKNIMNGNFKEMGVGKAGNYWTMDLGRRSGN; encoded by the coding sequence GTGACGACCACACCAGGAAAACCTACAACAGACACGTCCAAACCGGGTTCAGGTACCAAGCCGGGTACCGACACCACCAAACCCGGAACAGGCACTACTCCGGGAACGACCAATCCCGGCACTACCAATCCGGGAACGACCACTCCTCCGGGTACCGGCGTAGCCGGCAACACAATTGACCGCGCCACCCTGCTTAGCCTGGTGAACGATGTACGCAGCAAAGGCTGTAACTGTGGCGGCGACCAGATGCCGCCGGTAGGCCCTGTCACCTGGAACGACCTGCTGGAGAAAGCAGCGTACAATTTCAGTGTGGACATGCAGACCAACAACTTCTTCAGCCACACCTCTCCCAGCGGCTCCACGCCAGGCTCCCGCCTCGATGCTGTGGGCTACAACTGGAACACTTACGGAGAAAACATTGCGCAGGGCTACATGACAGAACAAAGTGTTATCCAGGGTTGGATCAACAGTCCGGGGCACTGTAAAAACATCATGAACGGTAATTTCAAGGAAATGGGCGTCGGCAAGGCCGGCAACTACTGGACCATGGACCTTG